The Acidobacteriota bacterium genome includes a region encoding these proteins:
- the katG gene encoding catalase/peroxidase HPI, which yields MTRRTRLAIAALAVGIAVVLPVRLGAARSGAPDNDYWRPNRLSLEPLREASRESNPVGEGFNYREAFESLDLDALKADLTESMTTSQDWWPADYGHYGPFFIRMAWHSAGTYRTIDGRGGGDGGLQRFAPLNSWPDNANLDKATRLLWPLKQKYGRKISWADLMVLAGTVAMESMGFETLGFAGGRTDAWEPTEVNWGPEGEWLAADRRNADGELHRPFGATQMGLIYVNPEGPGGNPDPQAAADAIREAFGRMGMNNEETVALIAGGHTFGKAHGAAAASRYVGVDPEGGDVEAQGLGWQNSYGAGHGADTITSGLEGAWTVNPAAWTHNFLENLYGYEWEQTRSPGGAVQWRPAGGAAADLVPDAHDPSKRHAPMMLTTDLALKVDPAYREITLRWLKNPDEFEGAFARAWFKLTHRDMGPASRYLGDLAPDRQFIWQDPIPEVDHTLIDARDTVVLKAQILDSGLSAAELVRTAWASASTFRGTDMRGGANGARIRLAPQRDWTANDPAELGRVLETLGGIRSRFNDVQTDDKRVSLADVIVLGGAAAIEQAASKAGVDVDVPFAPGRMDASPEQTDVASFALLEPVADGFRNYFANGNPRSPAEMLVEKAALLNLTAPEMTVLVGGLRSLNANAGGAAHGVFTDRPGTLSNDFFVNLTDMSTLWTKSSTEGVYEGRDRGTGDLRWTATPVDLIFGSNSELRAVAEFYAADDAREDFVHDFIAAWTKVMTLDRFDLP from the coding sequence ATGACTAGACGAACCAGACTTGCGATTGCCGCGCTGGCAGTTGGGATAGCTGTGGTCCTGCCGGTCCGCCTGGGCGCGGCCCGGAGCGGCGCACCGGACAACGACTACTGGCGGCCGAACCGGCTGAGCCTCGAACCACTGCGCGAGGCGTCGCGGGAATCCAATCCCGTGGGGGAGGGCTTCAACTACCGGGAGGCGTTCGAGAGCCTCGACCTCGATGCGCTGAAGGCCGATCTGACGGAGTCGATGACCACTTCCCAGGACTGGTGGCCGGCGGACTACGGCCACTACGGTCCGTTCTTCATTCGCATGGCGTGGCACAGCGCGGGCACCTATCGGACCATCGATGGCCGAGGCGGCGGTGACGGCGGTCTGCAGCGCTTCGCACCGCTCAACAGTTGGCCCGACAACGCAAACCTGGACAAGGCCACGCGATTGCTCTGGCCGCTCAAGCAGAAATACGGGCGCAAGATCTCCTGGGCCGACCTGATGGTCCTGGCCGGCACCGTCGCCATGGAGTCGATGGGCTTCGAGACCCTGGGCTTCGCGGGTGGCCGGACCGATGCCTGGGAGCCCACGGAGGTGAACTGGGGACCCGAGGGGGAGTGGCTCGCCGCCGACCGGCGCAACGCGGACGGAGAGTTGCACCGACCCTTCGGCGCGACCCAAATGGGCCTGATCTACGTCAATCCGGAAGGCCCTGGCGGCAATCCGGATCCGCAGGCGGCCGCCGACGCCATCCGTGAGGCCTTTGGACGCATGGGGATGAACAACGAGGAGACGGTGGCGCTGATTGCCGGTGGCCACACCTTCGGCAAGGCCCATGGCGCGGCTGCTGCGTCGCGGTACGTAGGCGTCGATCCGGAAGGCGGCGACGTCGAGGCGCAGGGACTCGGCTGGCAGAACAGCTACGGCGCCGGCCACGGTGCCGACACGATCACCAGCGGTCTGGAGGGCGCGTGGACGGTGAACCCCGCCGCCTGGACGCATAACTTCCTGGAGAACCTGTACGGCTATGAATGGGAGCAGACTCGCAGCCCTGGCGGTGCAGTCCAGTGGCGGCCCGCTGGCGGCGCTGCGGCGGACCTGGTTCCGGACGCCCACGATCCGTCGAAGCGACACGCGCCGATGATGCTCACCACGGACTTGGCGCTGAAGGTCGATCCGGCCTATCGCGAGATCACGTTGCGCTGGCTCAAGAACCCGGACGAGTTCGAGGGCGCATTCGCCCGCGCCTGGTTCAAGCTGACGCACCGCGACATGGGTCCGGCGTCGCGCTACCTGGGTGATCTGGCGCCGGACCGGCAATTCATCTGGCAGGATCCGATTCCGGAAGTCGACCACACACTGATCGATGCCCGTGACACGGTCGTTCTGAAGGCGCAGATCCTGGACTCGGGGTTGTCTGCCGCAGAGCTGGTCAGGACCGCGTGGGCCTCGGCATCCACATTCCGAGGCACCGATATGCGCGGCGGCGCCAACGGAGCGCGAATCCGGCTCGCGCCCCAGCGAGACTGGACTGCCAACGACCCTGCTGAGCTGGGCCGCGTGTTGGAGACCCTTGGCGGTATCCGGAGTCGATTCAACGACGTGCAGACTGACGACAAGCGGGTCTCCCTGGCGGACGTGATCGTTCTCGGCGGTGCCGCCGCCATCGAGCAGGCGGCTTCGAAGGCCGGTGTTGACGTGGACGTGCCCTTCGCGCCGGGCCGCATGGACGCCTCGCCGGAACAGACCGACGTGGCGTCGTTCGCGCTGCTTGAGCCCGTTGCGGACGGCTTCCGCAACTACTTCGCCAACGGAAATCCCCGATCCCCAGCGGAAATGCTGGTGGAGAAGGCAGCCCTGCTCAACCTGACCGCACCGGAGATGACGGTGCTGGTCGGCGGCTTGCGAAGTCTGAACGCCAATGCCGGCGGCGCTGCGCACGGCGTGTTCACCGACCGCCCCGGCACTCTGAGCAACGACTTCTTCGTCAACCTGACGGACATGTCGACGTTGTGGACCAAGTCGTCCACCGAGGGCGTCTACGAAGGTCGCGATCGCGGCACCGGTGATCTCCGGTGGACGGCGACACCGGTGGACCTGATTTTCGGCTCCAACTCCGAGCTGCGCGCGGTTGCCGAATTCTACGCGGCCGACGACGCGCGGGAGGACTTCGTGCACGACTTCATCGCGGCATGGACCAAGGTTATGACACTGGACCGTTTCGACCTGCCCTGA
- a CDS encoding Fur family transcriptional regulator, translating to MNDDAERLLRQHRLQVTAQRLAVLRAVASHPHSTADELAEYVRRSIGSISRQAVYDTLGMLVERGLARRIQPAGSPARYENRVGDNHHHLVCRTCGVTVDIDCAVGEAPCLTAADAHGFDIDEAEVIYWGYCPGCRDARGSGNEGNGGETDD from the coding sequence ATGAACGACGACGCCGAGCGGCTCCTGAGGCAGCACCGGCTGCAAGTCACGGCCCAGCGCCTCGCCGTGCTGCGGGCGGTGGCGTCCCACCCGCACTCCACTGCGGACGAACTCGCCGAGTATGTGCGGCGGAGCATCGGATCGATTTCCCGGCAGGCGGTGTACGACACCTTGGGAATGCTCGTCGAAAGGGGCCTGGCTCGCAGGATTCAACCCGCAGGATCGCCTGCGCGGTACGAGAATCGAGTCGGCGACAATCACCACCACCTCGTCTGTCGCACTTGCGGCGTCACGGTCGATATCGACTGCGCCGTCGGTGAGGCGCCCTGTCTCACCGCCGCCGACGCTCACGGCTTCGACATCGATGAGGCCGAGGTCATCTACTGGGGGTACTGCCCCGGCTGCCGCGATGCGCGCGGCAGCGGGAACGAAGGAAACGGAGGAGAAACCGATGACTAG
- a CDS encoding cytochrome P450: MKLPPLVPGRRLSNLIARYRDTLGLYQWLHCEYGPIVRYKILGFEFCLISAPELIDDVLYAKKSAFVKGFIYKRSLILPRPTIITGDGEEHKRRRRLVQPYFHRKNLGTYSTIMAEQAAAIWDRLRDGEVFDMENAAQDLTLSISLRVFFGNTVQVDTEMLRKVLKLCVIDVGSSLLPSRSLRRLILHSFRRLQRAYRNMADQVVTLTDTARADKTARNDLVSYLARAGDEDGVFAFSEEEVVDSVIEMLIASLTTTATTITWATYYLARNPGVREQMEREVDETLKGRVPTLEDYERLQYTGAVIAEVLRLAPPAYYLGRKAIRDCNVGDFFIPAGSNVQLFYYLAQREERYFPQAEVFRPERWLERQPARPRCSYMPFSLGSRDCAGKAFALINLTFALASIAQRWRFDLVSEEMPELNTLASYAFKNGLPVKASARSHGS, from the coding sequence GTGAAGCTGCCACCCTTGGTGCCTGGCCGCCGTCTCAGCAACCTGATCGCCAGGTACCGGGACACGCTCGGGCTCTACCAATGGCTTCACTGTGAGTACGGGCCTATTGTTCGATACAAGATCCTAGGTTTCGAGTTCTGCCTGATTTCGGCCCCCGAACTGATCGACGACGTGCTTTACGCAAAGAAGTCGGCATTCGTGAAGGGGTTCATCTACAAGCGAAGCCTGATCTTGCCCCGGCCGACGATCATCACGGGAGACGGCGAGGAGCACAAGCGGCGCCGCCGCCTCGTCCAGCCATATTTTCACCGGAAGAACCTCGGCACCTACTCCACCATCATGGCTGAACAAGCGGCGGCGATCTGGGACCGGTTGAGGGATGGTGAAGTCTTCGACATGGAAAATGCGGCGCAAGATCTGACCCTTTCCATTTCCCTCAGGGTTTTCTTCGGAAACACCGTACAGGTCGATACCGAGATGCTACGGAAGGTACTCAAGCTGTGTGTCATCGACGTTGGTTCGTCCCTGCTACCGAGTCGGAGTCTGCGCCGGTTGATCCTGCATTCGTTTCGGCGGCTCCAGCGCGCGTACCGGAACATGGCCGACCAAGTCGTCACACTGACTGACACCGCCCGCGCTGACAAAACGGCGCGGAACGACCTGGTCTCGTATTTGGCTCGCGCCGGCGACGAGGACGGAGTATTCGCCTTCAGTGAGGAGGAAGTGGTCGACAGCGTTATCGAGATGCTGATCGCATCCTTGACCACAACCGCGACCACGATCACTTGGGCAACGTACTACCTCGCGCGGAACCCCGGGGTGCGCGAGCAGATGGAGCGTGAGGTCGATGAGACGTTGAAGGGACGAGTTCCGACCCTTGAGGACTACGAACGTCTCCAGTACACGGGGGCTGTGATTGCCGAAGTGCTGCGGCTGGCACCGCCGGCCTACTACCTGGGACGGAAGGCAATACGGGATTGCAACGTCGGAGATTTCTTCATTCCTGCTGGCTCCAATGTGCAGCTCTTCTACTATTTGGCACAAAGAGAGGAACGCTACTTCCCGCAAGCTGAGGTGTTCCGGCCGGAACGCTGGCTCGAGAGACAGCCGGCACGGCCACGCTGCTCGTACATGCCGTTCAGCTTGGGCAGTCGCGACTGTGCCGGCAAGGCGTTCGCGCTGATCAACCTGACGTTCGCCCTGGCAAGCATCGCCCAGCGGTGGCGGTTTGATCTCGTGTCCGAGGAGATGCCAGAGTTGAACACCCTTGCATCTTACGCTTTCAAGAATGGTCTTCCGGTCAAGGCGAGCGCCCGTAGCCACGGGTCCTGA
- a CDS encoding oxygenase MpaB family protein, producing MISPGGSPYPPLSEERIASARAEYGHSVDTYLEHLHIGDPLADDVVNCFDRTTHRKGYRMLMQAIDSGIGSVDNPPAELVALFQQLDHIPSWIEWDRMKLASAKIIRNALLPAMSFAVYALPHAYLATGNKPLAFSNALLSNTARRYAVATRFFTEVFMPGSMRRHADGFRFAVITRILHARIRSQILKSGRWDMTLGLPLNQAHMAMGTIIFSLFVIDGMRRLGGRFRQEDVESILQIWRYVSYLFGVSTEISFTSETEARHLTKVACSLEFDPDENSKLLCRALIEAAPEFLKIENPFVARKFVNLLCALSRRLLGDRLADRLGYPEEKRRLLCTAGISLTWILERFPSLIPWKLRQYMGVRFWIEQGEYDLRMYGVDR from the coding sequence ATGATCAGTCCAGGCGGTTCGCCCTATCCCCCCTTGTCCGAGGAACGAATCGCCTCGGCCCGGGCAGAGTATGGACATTCCGTTGACACGTACTTGGAGCACCTGCACATCGGGGATCCCTTGGCCGACGACGTCGTGAACTGCTTCGATCGGACGACGCACCGAAAGGGATACCGAATGTTGATGCAGGCTATCGATAGCGGGATCGGTTCGGTGGACAACCCCCCGGCCGAACTGGTGGCGCTCTTTCAGCAGCTTGATCACATTCCATCCTGGATCGAATGGGACCGCATGAAACTTGCGAGCGCGAAGATCATCCGGAACGCCCTGTTGCCGGCCATGTCATTTGCGGTCTACGCGCTGCCCCACGCCTATCTTGCGACCGGCAACAAACCCCTGGCCTTTTCAAACGCCCTGCTCAGCAACACCGCCCGGCGCTATGCCGTCGCGACGCGGTTCTTTACCGAGGTCTTCATGCCGGGCAGCATGCGACGTCATGCAGACGGCTTCAGGTTCGCAGTCATCACGCGGATTCTGCACGCCCGGATTCGGAGCCAGATCCTCAAGTCGGGCCGGTGGGACATGACCTTGGGGCTGCCCCTGAACCAGGCGCACATGGCGATGGGGACGATCATCTTTTCGCTCTTTGTCATCGATGGGATGCGGCGTCTCGGAGGACGGTTCCGCCAAGAGGACGTGGAGAGCATCCTGCAGATCTGGCGCTATGTCAGCTACCTGTTCGGCGTCAGCACTGAAATCTCCTTCACGTCCGAAACGGAGGCACGCCACCTGACGAAGGTGGCTTGCAGCCTGGAGTTCGATCCGGACGAAAACTCGAAGCTCCTGTGCAGAGCGCTCATCGAGGCGGCCCCGGAGTTCCTGAAAATCGAGAACCCATTTGTGGCCCGCAAGTTTGTCAACCTCCTCTGTGCGCTTTCGAGGAGGCTGCTGGGTGACCGGCTGGCTGATCGTTTAGGGTATCCCGAGGAAAAGCGACGGTTGCTTTGCACAGCCGGGATTTCGCTGACTTGGATTCTCGAACGATTCCCGTCGCTGATTCCCTGGAAGCTCCGTCAGTACATGGGAGTGAGGTTCTGGATTGAGCAGGGAGAGTACGACCTACGAATGTACGGAGTCGACCGGTAG
- a CDS encoding sulfotransferase: MFAPVLIVGTGRCGSTMLSNMVRQHPDLLSVSEFFTSLASQAFLGQRLSGEATFRRLNSLTPEGRALLENGLQLDEFLYEFAPGSRYQRHNIPPIMGSTMPHITDDAERTWDELAAALRERGDESLADQYRFVFEWLGRRFGKSVWIERSGASLPFVPTLARLFPDARFVHLYRDGRDTALSMQRHHFFRWRVLAAGRMRRLGIDPFHPFNVPGTSPWVPWLSWMWFKFIFSADHYRRQVIELPSFGRFWSDMIERGTKYLNALPPERVLAVSYEKLLAHPREELGRFIRFVGSEFEDSRWIESAASVVRPQEARWPRLAPDEHRTLADACEPGQSILGYSTRPSLA, from the coding sequence GTGTTCGCTCCAGTTCTCATCGTCGGCACAGGACGGTGCGGTTCGACGATGCTGTCCAACATGGTCCGGCAGCACCCCGACCTGCTCAGCGTCTCGGAGTTTTTCACCTCGTTGGCCAGCCAGGCGTTCCTCGGCCAGCGGCTGTCCGGGGAGGCGACCTTTCGACGTCTCAACTCGCTGACGCCCGAAGGGCGGGCGTTGCTCGAAAACGGGTTGCAGCTGGACGAATTCCTTTACGAATTCGCTCCTGGATCGCGATACCAGCGGCACAATATTCCGCCGATCATGGGTTCGACGATGCCCCATATTACAGACGACGCGGAGCGCACCTGGGACGAGCTGGCCGCGGCATTGCGCGAAAGAGGCGACGAATCGCTTGCTGACCAATACCGGTTCGTTTTCGAATGGCTTGGTCGCCGCTTCGGCAAGTCGGTCTGGATCGAGCGTTCCGGGGCTTCGCTGCCGTTCGTGCCGACACTGGCGCGGTTATTTCCCGACGCGCGGTTCGTGCACCTCTATCGAGACGGCCGGGACACGGCCTTGTCCATGCAAAGGCATCACTTTTTCCGCTGGCGCGTGCTGGCCGCAGGAAGGATGCGCCGGCTCGGGATCGACCCGTTCCACCCGTTCAACGTGCCTGGCACCAGTCCTTGGGTTCCTTGGCTAAGTTGGATGTGGTTCAAATTCATCTTCTCCGCTGACCACTACCGGCGGCAAGTCATCGAGCTTCCATCGTTCGGGAGGTTCTGGAGCGACATGATTGAGCGAGGTACAAAGTACCTGAACGCCTTGCCGCCAGAACGAGTCCTGGCAGTGTCATACGAGAAGCTTCTCGCCCACCCGCGCGAGGAACTCGGCCGATTCATCCGGTTCGTCGGTTCGGAATTCGAGGATTCCCGTTGGATCGAGTCTGCTGCTTCAGTCGTCCGTCCACAAGAGGCTCGCTGGCCTCGCCTCGCTCCGGACGAGCATCGGACCCTGGCGGATGCGTGCGAGCCCGGCCAGTCCATACTGGGCTACAGTACCCGACCTTCCCTGGCTTAG
- a CDS encoding ATP-binding protein, translated as MKSRDDLRQETELPRDRISRLTAAILRISESLDLSTVLREVVDGARALTGARFGGVVTLGESEQALEFVTSGITAAEHQRVAEWPDGLRLFEHFRDLPGPLRLRDFPGYVRSHGHSPGPIPSQTFQCTPMRHRGVHTGYFFLGEKEGGREFTSEDEEVLVLFGAQAATAIVNARTHRGEQRARANLEVLVDTSPVGIIIFDARTGKPVSLNREAKRIVRSLGQPGRDPEQLLESLTFRRADGRGISLEELSLAQALSSGETVRAEEIVLEVPDGRSITTLINATPIHSADGALESMVVTLQDLAPLEELERMRADFLGMVSHELRVPLTSIKGSTTTALGTSPAPDPVAIRQFLRIIDEQADHMQGLINDLLDAGSIEAGTLSVAPEAVDVASLVDQARNTFLSGGGRHTVCIDLPPDLPRVEADRQRIVQVLNNLLSNAARNAPQSTPIEVAAVSDGVYVAISVADEGRGVAPELLPHLFRKHTRVAGRGIGGSGLGLAICKGLVEAHGGRIRAESGGPGLGTRFTFTIPVAEESARNASADSARSSSRPPVEGPEKPRILVVEDDPQTLGYVRDALTAGGYDPLLTGETDQVSHLVRMKQPQMVLLDLVLPGTDGIELMQRVPELAELPVIFISGYGGDETVVRALDAGATDYIVKPFSPTELVARVRAALRKRYKPPESFRLGDLTIDYEGRRVTLADRPVPLTATEYELLRALSVNAGRVTTYATLLRQVWGRDESGDHRPVRAFVKLLRRKLSDDAASPAYIFTERRVGYRMPRPNDP; from the coding sequence ATGAAGAGTCGCGACGATTTGAGGCAAGAAACCGAGCTGCCGCGGGACCGCATCTCCAGGTTGACCGCGGCGATCCTGCGTATCAGCGAGAGCCTCGACCTCAGTACCGTCTTGCGCGAGGTCGTCGACGGCGCCCGCGCGCTGACCGGCGCCCGCTTCGGCGGGGTGGTGACACTCGGCGAGTCGGAACAGGCCCTGGAGTTCGTCACCTCCGGCATCACTGCCGCCGAGCACCAACGGGTGGCCGAATGGCCCGACGGACTCCGTTTGTTTGAACACTTCCGGGATCTCCCGGGCCCGCTGAGACTGCGCGATTTTCCCGGCTACGTCCGGTCGCACGGCCATTCCCCAGGCCCGATTCCGTCGCAGACCTTCCAGTGCACGCCCATGCGGCATCGAGGCGTGCATACCGGCTACTTCTTCCTCGGCGAGAAGGAAGGCGGACGAGAGTTCACGAGCGAGGACGAAGAGGTCCTGGTGCTGTTCGGCGCGCAGGCGGCCACGGCCATCGTCAATGCCCGCACACACCGGGGCGAACAGCGGGCCCGAGCCAACCTGGAGGTCCTGGTCGACACTTCGCCAGTGGGGATCATCATCTTTGATGCCCGAACCGGCAAACCAGTGTCGCTCAACCGGGAGGCGAAGCGAATCGTCAGGAGCCTCGGCCAGCCGGGCCGGGACCCGGAGCAACTGCTTGAATCCCTGACGTTTCGGCGCGCTGACGGACGGGGGATCTCGCTTGAAGAGTTGTCTCTGGCCCAGGCTCTGAGCAGTGGCGAGACGGTGCGCGCCGAAGAGATCGTCCTCGAGGTTCCCGACGGCCGGAGCATTACGACGTTGATCAATGCTACGCCGATCCATTCCGCCGACGGCGCCCTCGAGTCCATGGTCGTCACCCTGCAGGATCTGGCGCCGCTGGAGGAGTTGGAGCGGATGCGGGCCGATTTCCTGGGCATGGTGAGCCACGAGCTACGGGTTCCGTTGACCTCCATCAAGGGCTCGACCACCACCGCACTGGGCACCTCACCGGCACCGGATCCGGTCGCAATACGGCAGTTCCTGCGCATCATCGACGAGCAGGCCGATCATATGCAGGGCCTGATCAACGACCTGTTGGATGCAGGAAGTATCGAGGCGGGCACGCTCTCGGTCGCTCCCGAGGCCGTCGATGTCGCTAGCTTGGTGGACCAAGCTAGGAACACGTTCCTGAGCGGGGGCGGCCGGCACACCGTCTGCATCGACCTCCCGCCGGACCTGCCCCGGGTTGAGGCCGACCGGCAGCGAATCGTCCAGGTTCTGAACAATCTCTTGTCCAACGCAGCCAGAAACGCTCCCCAGTCGACCCCCATCGAGGTCGCCGCTGTGAGCGACGGTGTCTATGTGGCGATCTCAGTCGCGGACGAAGGCCGGGGAGTGGCTCCAGAACTGCTGCCGCACCTGTTCCGCAAGCATACGCGTGTCGCCGGTCGCGGGATCGGGGGGTCTGGCCTGGGTCTAGCTATCTGCAAGGGTCTCGTGGAGGCCCATGGTGGGCGGATTCGGGCCGAGAGTGGAGGGCCCGGTCTGGGAACGCGGTTCACCTTCACGATTCCGGTGGCCGAAGAATCTGCGAGGAATGCGTCGGCCGATTCTGCGAGGAGTTCGTCTCGCCCGCCCGTGGAAGGTCCGGAGAAACCGCGCATCTTGGTCGTGGAAGATGACCCTCAGACGCTCGGCTACGTTCGGGACGCTCTCACGGCGGGCGGCTACGATCCGCTGCTGACGGGGGAAACGGACCAGGTCTCCCATCTGGTCAGGATGAAACAGCCCCAAATGGTGCTGCTGGACCTGGTGTTGCCCGGGACCGACGGCATCGAGTTGATGCAACGTGTCCCCGAACTGGCCGAGTTGCCCGTCATCTTCATCTCTGGCTACGGCGGGGATGAAACCGTCGTCCGGGCCCTGGATGCCGGAGCCACCGATTACATCGTCAAGCCCTTCTCGCCGACGGAATTGGTGGCGAGAGTCCGGGCTGCCCTGCGTAAGCGATATAAGCCACCCGAATCGTTTCGGTTGGGGGACCTGACCATCGACTACGAGGGACGCCGGGTCACCCTGGCCGACCGCCCGGTGCCACTTACGGCCACCGAATACGAGTTGCTGCGAGCGCTCTCGGTCAACGCGGGACGGGTCACGACCTACGCCACCCTGCTGCGCCAAGTGTGGGGCCGGGATGAATCCGGAGACCATCGTCCGGTGCGCGCCTTCGTGAAGCTGCTCCGCCGTAAGTTGAGCGATGACGCGGCCAGTCCGGCCTACATCTTTACCGAGCGCAGGGTCGGCTACCGCATGCCCAGGCCAAATGATCCGTGA